The DNA region TTTTGGTTGCCGTTGCCTTAGGTAAAAACCGTTGCCTATGAGCATTGGcaacggccgcatataccacaggtcaaaaaccATTGCCAAAGTATTGCTTAAAGTTTTAGGAATGGTTTTCTGATATATGGCAATAGTTTTCGACCGTTGCGAAAACCCTTATTTGTTTTAGTGTGTGCATAAGTATCAGTGGTGTGAGGCTAGATAATTTCTAGACTGAGTTCAAGGAGATGATAAAAGTGGGACTTTTAGTGAGTTGTACAGAAATCCTGTTATCATATTTGGTAGGCTACGCTAATACAGTTTGATACAATATCCATCGTTGATGAAGAAGCAAGTATGTAATAGATGTTTCAGATTCATCAAAAGACTCAAGCTCAAATGTCGATGTTGaattgtatgttgagtttgaacataTAGCTACAGATAAAATTTAACACGAGTCAAACATGGATGATAATAGAGTAATCTGCAAAGCAAACAACAATGAGGGTTAAGAGGACTTCAGAGCCAACTACGAAGTCAATGACGAGAATCAGGATACTAACGAGGTAGGTGATATGGTTGTGTAGAGTGCAGTAGTTTGACATGCAAGCCAACATCCTTTTGATGTTCCACACACCTTTTATGTGTGCCTTGGATTTTGACGTCATGTATGCACTGAAATGATACGCAAACCCATGACAGTTAACTTTATATAACTTGCTGAGTTAGTACTAGCTTAGCTTCAAAGTTCTCTGCCAAAAACTGCCATGCGCTTGTTTACCAAGAAGGCATGACTATTGTCTGTTCTATCGATAATGATACCCACATCAATAGGGAGACAAAAATGTGTACTACATATAGTAAAAAGTGTAAATTTCAAGCTTTCACCTTTTTGACTCAAGTAGTAAGCAATGCAACATGTCTTTTTATTTCACTCATTCTTGAGACATGATAGAATTCAGTCAATCAGAATGTGTCGACTCTAATCTCATTTTACGTCTCTAATAGATCAAGTTTTTGGGGCAACAATATTTTGGTGGCCGATACAAATAACATAAcactaataaatataaaaagttcaataaaaataataattataaaataattattattaaatacaaCACAATTATAATTAAACTATAATTACagaaatatttaaagtataaaataaTTCTAAATTATCTTTGTACATTAagcaaaataatataaaataatatataacttaATATAAAAGCTAAAACAAATTTgtataaaacaattttttatagaacatatcataattataaaatgaaataaaatattaaactgtttttataaaaaattaaattttgaaattattttaatttagttacagAACAATAAATTATTAAGATATTAAGTAATTacagaataattttaaattaaattgtttaaaatataattatcaagtggtaaacataaaaattaaactttaattttaaaaatatgaaaattataaaataattatttacaaaCTACATAATACTATTAAGATAATTATAAATTACTTACACAATAGTTATAAATTATGACtacttaaaaatattaacataattaaattataaaatattaatatcatAAATTATTAAAGTTGTCATACTAGTTAAAATTATAacactatattaaaattatttaaagttcgaaactataaaaaaatataaaatattattaattacatTATTACAGTAAATAATGAGATTAAGCAAATAATGAGga from Arachis hypogaea cultivar Tifrunner chromosome 10, arahy.Tifrunner.gnm2.J5K5, whole genome shotgun sequence includes:
- the LOC112715241 gene encoding uncharacterized protein isoform X2, which produces MSDIAMLVAEEYERRTKNLKKLCWLVVGHSRCGTIRCADKSGSAYMTSKSKAHIKGVWNIKRMLACMSNYCTLHNHITYLITLLSSMFDSC
- the LOC112715241 gene encoding uncharacterized protein isoform X1, with translation MSDIAMLVAEEYERRTKNLKKLCWLVVGHSRCGTIRCADKSGSAYMTSKSKAHIKGVWNIKRMLACMSNYCTLHNHITYLLYVQTQHTIQHRHLSLSLLMNLKHLLHTCFFINDGYCIKLY